In Kocuria turfanensis, a single genomic region encodes these proteins:
- the rpmF gene encoding 50S ribosomal protein L32: MAVPKRKMSRANTRARRSQWKATAPKLVKTVENGKVTYSLPHQAKVVTDSAGTALFLEYKGRKVADA, encoded by the coding sequence GTGGCTGTTCCCAAGCGGAAGATGTCCCGTGCCAACACCCGTGCACGCCGTTCCCAGTGGAAGGCGACCGCGCCGAAGCTGGTCAAGACCGTCGAGAACGGCAAGGTCACCTACAGCCTGCCGCACCAGGCCAAGGTCGTGACCGACTCCGCGGGGACCGCGCTGTTCCTGGAGTACAAGGGCCGCAAGGTGGCCGACGCCTGA
- a CDS encoding aminotransferase class I/II-fold pyridoxal phosphate-dependent enzyme — MDATAAAHTSRAPWERMAHGGGLLTSAGELSGTVFEEMSRLAARTGAINLGQGFPDVDGPPEMLDAAAAALRGGGNQYSPVAGVPQLQEAVAEHQRRFYGLEPDPASGVVVTVGASEGLAASLLAFLRPGDEVVTFEPHYDLYGAVVEFAGARLVTVPLEPPRFSPDLDRLAAAFGPRTRMVILNDPHNPTGTVFDDAVLSRVVELAAEHDCVVVTDEVYEHLRYGGAHRPLAALPGAFERTLTVSSVGKTFSATGWRVGWVSGPEHLVGAVRATKAYFTHSAATPLQLGAAAALRLPDAFYEGLAEDFRQRRDVLVQGLAAAGAEPFEPQGTFFVVADVRALCERHGVGDATALAPVLAERSGVVGVPVPALASAAHRGLYTTWMRFSFGKRRDLLEQAGRRLAG; from the coding sequence ATGGATGCCACTGCCGCCGCCCACACGTCCCGCGCCCCCTGGGAGCGCATGGCCCACGGAGGAGGCCTGCTGACCAGCGCCGGCGAGCTCTCCGGGACGGTGTTCGAGGAGATGTCCCGGCTGGCCGCACGGACGGGGGCGATCAACCTGGGCCAGGGCTTCCCGGACGTGGACGGACCCCCGGAGATGCTCGACGCCGCCGCCGCCGCGCTGCGCGGCGGCGGCAACCAGTACTCCCCGGTCGCGGGAGTGCCGCAGCTGCAGGAGGCCGTCGCCGAGCACCAGCGCCGCTTCTACGGCCTCGAGCCGGACCCGGCCTCCGGCGTCGTCGTGACCGTGGGCGCCTCCGAGGGGCTGGCCGCGAGCCTCCTCGCGTTCCTGCGACCCGGGGACGAGGTCGTCACCTTCGAGCCGCACTACGACCTCTACGGCGCCGTGGTGGAGTTCGCGGGCGCGCGGCTGGTCACGGTCCCGCTCGAGCCCCCGCGCTTCTCCCCGGACCTGGACCGCCTCGCCGCGGCCTTCGGGCCCCGCACCCGCATGGTGATCCTCAACGACCCGCACAACCCCACGGGCACCGTGTTCGACGACGCCGTCCTGTCCCGGGTGGTCGAGCTGGCCGCGGAGCACGACTGCGTGGTGGTGACCGACGAGGTCTACGAGCACCTGCGCTACGGCGGCGCCCACCGTCCCCTGGCGGCCCTGCCGGGGGCCTTCGAGCGGACCCTCACCGTCTCCTCGGTGGGCAAGACGTTCTCGGCCACCGGCTGGCGCGTGGGCTGGGTGAGCGGGCCGGAGCACCTCGTCGGCGCGGTGCGGGCCACCAAGGCGTACTTCACGCACAGCGCCGCCACACCCCTGCAGCTCGGGGCGGCGGCGGCCCTGCGCCTGCCGGACGCCTTCTACGAGGGACTGGCCGAGGACTTCCGGCAGCGCCGTGACGTGCTCGTGCAGGGGCTGGCCGCCGCGGGCGCCGAGCCCTTCGAGCCGCAGGGCACGTTCTTCGTCGTGGCCGACGTGCGCGCACTGTGCGAGCGGCACGGCGTCGGGGACGCCACCGCGCTGGCCCCCGTGCTGGCCGAGCGCTCCGGCGTGGTGGGCGTGCCGGTGCCGGCCCTGGCCTCGGCGGCGCACCGGGGTCTGTACACCACCTGGATGCGCTTCTCCTTCGGCAAGCGCCGGGACCTCCTGGAGCAGGCCGGCCGGCGGCTGGCCGGCTGA
- the mutM gene encoding bifunctional DNA-formamidopyrimidine glycosylase/DNA-(apurinic or apyrimidinic site) lyase has product MPELPEVEVVRRGVERWVVGRRIETVQVLDPRSVRRHAPGPVAFAHELEGAVVGDAVRRGKFLWLPLTGPDGDPPQEALLVHLGMSGQLLVKDAGLPAEKHLKVRLSLSERPGTPAELRFVDQRIFGGMVLDRLVPTDDGAPGGRSVTGLPAVPARAAHIARDPLDPAFDADVLHDRLRRRRTGLKRALLDQALVSGIGNIYADEALWQARLHWARPTDTLRRPETHRVLAAVREVMDRALAAGGTSFDSLYVNVNGESGYFARDLNAYGRSGRPCPRCAEEGRSALIVREQFMNRSSYRCPVCQRAPRNARF; this is encoded by the coding sequence GTGCCTGAGCTGCCCGAGGTCGAGGTCGTCCGCCGCGGCGTGGAGCGCTGGGTCGTGGGCCGCCGGATCGAGACCGTGCAGGTCCTCGACCCCCGCTCGGTGCGCCGGCACGCGCCCGGCCCGGTCGCCTTCGCCCACGAGCTCGAGGGCGCGGTGGTCGGCGACGCCGTGCGCCGCGGCAAGTTCCTCTGGCTGCCGCTGACCGGACCGGACGGGGACCCGCCGCAGGAGGCCCTGCTGGTGCACCTGGGGATGAGCGGGCAGCTGCTCGTCAAGGACGCCGGGCTGCCCGCAGAGAAGCACCTCAAGGTGCGGCTGAGCCTGTCCGAGCGCCCCGGCACCCCCGCCGAGCTGCGCTTCGTGGACCAGCGGATCTTCGGCGGCATGGTCCTGGACCGGCTCGTGCCCACCGACGACGGCGCCCCGGGCGGACGCTCGGTCACGGGACTGCCGGCCGTGCCCGCCCGCGCGGCCCACATCGCCCGCGACCCCCTGGACCCGGCCTTCGACGCCGACGTCCTGCACGACCGGCTGCGCCGGCGCCGCACCGGGCTCAAGCGCGCCCTGCTGGACCAGGCCCTCGTCTCCGGGATCGGCAACATCTACGCCGACGAGGCGCTGTGGCAGGCCCGCCTGCACTGGGCCCGCCCCACCGACACGCTCCGGCGCCCCGAGACGCACCGGGTGCTCGCGGCGGTCCGGGAGGTGATGGACCGGGCCCTCGCGGCCGGCGGGACGAGCTTCGACTCCCTCTACGTCAACGTCAACGGGGAGTCGGGCTACTTCGCCCGCGACCTCAACGCCTACGGCCGCTCCGGCCGGCCCTGCCCCCGGTGCGCGGAGGAGGGCCGGTCGGCGCTGATCGTGCGCGAGCAGTTCATGAACCGCTCCTCCTACCGCTGCCCGGTCTGCCAGCGCGCTCCCCGCAACGCCCGGTTCTGA
- a CDS encoding YceD family protein, translating to MACRPEFHQEIVISRENSSPLIIDVRDLEHRPGTMRRLEKVVPAPKDFGNALIGAPEGSDIELELRLESVHDGILVSGTAAVDIHGECSRCLDPIDYDLDVDVQELYLFDAATTGGEDVEDDQMYEVQDEKIDLEPMLRDAVITQLPFQPVCREDCQGLCAQCGARLEDDPGHHHEVLDPRWSALSGLLEQDTSEKTTDTREER from the coding sequence ATGGCCTGTCGGCCAGAATTTCACCAGGAGATCGTCATCAGTCGCGAGAACAGTTCGCCCCTCATCATCGATGTCAGGGACCTCGAGCACCGCCCGGGGACGATGCGACGACTGGAGAAGGTGGTGCCCGCGCCGAAGGACTTCGGCAACGCACTCATCGGCGCCCCGGAGGGTTCGGACATCGAGCTGGAGCTCCGGCTGGAGTCCGTCCACGACGGGATCCTGGTGTCCGGCACGGCCGCCGTGGACATCCACGGCGAGTGCAGCCGATGCCTCGACCCGATCGACTACGATCTGGACGTCGACGTGCAGGAGCTGTACCTCTTCGACGCCGCCACCACCGGTGGGGAGGACGTCGAGGACGACCAGATGTATGAAGTTCAGGACGAGAAGATCGACCTCGAACCCATGCTTCGGGACGCAGTGATCACTCAGCTGCCGTTCCAACCGGTGTGCCGGGAGGACTGCCAGGGGTTGTGCGCCCAGTGCGGCGCGCGCCTGGAGGACGACCCGGGACACCACCACGAGGTGCTCGATCCTCGCTGGAGCGCCCTGTCGGGCCTGCTCGAGCAGGACACCTCGGAGAAGACGACCGATACGAGAGAAGAGAGATAG
- a CDS encoding UDP-glucose dehydrogenase family protein, with protein MKITVLGTGYLGATHAASMAEMGFEVLGVDVDPAKVDALSRGELPFHEPGLGELLRKHVDTGRLRFTTSYEEAGAFGDVHFVGVGTPQRAGSFAADMRYVDAAVGSIAAAATKDCVIAGKSTVPVGSARRLADLARASARDGVDVSLVWNPEFLREGYAVEDTLTPDRMVLGAEDAAAEAVMRRVYARQLEAGVPLIVTDFETAELVKVAANAFLATKISFINALSELTEAVGGDIRTLADAIGLDERIGRKFLNAGVGFGGGCLPKDIRALRARAAELGVEQSVRFLAEVDDINVRRRGHTVDTVTQMLGGSVVGKQVAVLGAAFKPDSDDVRDSPALDIAARLHSIGAEVAVYDPKANANAAKRYPRLDYVDSLEAAATGAEVVVLLTEWAEFKAMTPEQLHPLVAVPQILDGRNVLDPERWAAAGFCYRALGRRATV; from the coding sequence ATGAAGATCACGGTTCTGGGCACGGGCTACCTGGGGGCCACGCACGCCGCGTCGATGGCGGAGATGGGCTTCGAGGTCCTGGGCGTGGACGTGGACCCGGCCAAGGTCGACGCCCTGTCCCGCGGGGAGCTGCCCTTCCACGAACCAGGACTGGGCGAGCTGCTGCGCAAGCACGTGGACACCGGGCGCCTGCGCTTCACCACCAGCTACGAGGAGGCCGGGGCTTTCGGCGACGTGCACTTCGTGGGGGTCGGCACGCCCCAGCGCGCCGGGTCCTTCGCGGCGGACATGCGCTACGTGGACGCCGCCGTGGGCTCGATCGCCGCGGCCGCCACGAAGGACTGCGTGATCGCCGGCAAGTCCACGGTCCCCGTCGGCTCGGCCCGGCGGCTGGCCGACCTGGCGCGGGCCTCGGCCCGGGACGGGGTGGACGTGTCCCTGGTCTGGAACCCGGAGTTCCTGCGCGAGGGCTACGCCGTGGAGGACACCCTGACCCCGGACCGGATGGTGCTGGGCGCGGAGGACGCGGCCGCGGAGGCCGTGATGCGCCGGGTCTACGCCCGCCAGCTGGAGGCGGGCGTGCCGCTGATCGTCACCGACTTCGAGACGGCCGAGCTGGTGAAGGTCGCCGCCAACGCGTTCCTGGCCACCAAGATCTCCTTCATCAACGCCCTCTCCGAGCTGACCGAGGCGGTCGGCGGGGACATCCGCACCCTCGCCGACGCGATCGGGCTCGACGAGCGGATCGGGCGGAAGTTCCTCAACGCCGGGGTGGGCTTCGGCGGCGGCTGCCTGCCCAAGGACATCCGGGCCCTGCGGGCGCGGGCCGCGGAGCTGGGCGTGGAGCAGTCGGTGCGCTTCCTGGCGGAGGTCGACGACATCAACGTCCGCCGCCGCGGGCACACCGTGGACACCGTCACCCAGATGCTCGGCGGCTCCGTGGTGGGCAAGCAGGTGGCCGTGCTCGGGGCGGCCTTCAAGCCCGACTCCGACGACGTGCGCGACTCCCCGGCCCTGGACATCGCCGCCCGGCTGCACTCGATCGGCGCCGAGGTCGCCGTCTACGACCCCAAGGCCAACGCCAACGCCGCCAAGCGCTATCCGCGCCTGGACTACGTGGACTCCCTCGAGGCCGCCGCCACCGGCGCGGAGGTCGTGGTGCTGCTGACCGAGTGGGCCGAGTTCAAGGCGATGACCCCCGAGCAGCTCCACCCGCTGGTGGCCGTGCCGCAGATCCTGGACGGGCGCAACGTGCTCGACCCCGAGCGCTGGGCCGCCGCCGGCTTCTGCTACCGGGCCCTCGGCCGCCGGGCGACGGTCTGA
- the rsmD gene encoding 16S rRNA (guanine(966)-N(2))-methyltransferase RsmD: MSRIIAGAAGGLRLQSVPGQGTRPTTDRVKESLFARLEAWGMLHEARVLDLFAGSGALGCEAASRGAAAVTLVERHPPAVRACRANAAVVHRALGRDDVVAVHQGAVAAYLADPAAGPWDLVLADPPYPLGERELTAVLAALVGRLGEGGVVVVERSSRSPEPAWPSGLRRFEQKRHGETTTWFAETALTSAPPPGAPR, translated from the coding sequence ATGAGCAGGATCATCGCCGGAGCCGCCGGGGGACTGCGCCTGCAGTCCGTGCCGGGCCAGGGCACCCGCCCCACCACCGACCGGGTCAAGGAGTCGCTCTTCGCCCGCCTCGAGGCCTGGGGCATGCTCCACGAGGCCCGGGTCCTGGACCTGTTCGCCGGGTCCGGGGCGCTGGGCTGCGAGGCCGCCAGCCGGGGCGCGGCGGCGGTGACCCTGGTCGAGCGCCACCCGCCCGCCGTCCGCGCCTGCCGGGCCAACGCGGCCGTGGTGCACCGGGCGCTGGGCCGCGACGACGTCGTCGCGGTCCACCAGGGCGCCGTCGCCGCCTACCTGGCCGATCCCGCGGCGGGTCCCTGGGACCTGGTGCTGGCCGACCCGCCCTACCCGCTGGGCGAGCGCGAGCTGACCGCGGTGCTGGCGGCGCTGGTGGGCCGGCTGGGCGAGGGCGGGGTGGTCGTGGTCGAGCGGTCCTCGCGCTCGCCCGAGCCGGCGTGGCCGTCCGGGCTGCGCCGCTTCGAGCAGAAACGGCACGGGGAGACCACCACGTGGTTCGCCGAGACGGCGCTCACATCCGCGCCGCCGCCCGGCGCGCCGCGCTGA
- the coaD gene encoding pantetheine-phosphate adenylyltransferase, with translation MHRAICPGSFDPIHNGHVEVVARAAALFDEVVVAVSTNPHKRYRFDHEQRLALAEESLAGIAGVVVEPMGGGLLADYAAERGAVALVKGLRSGEDYAYEVPMATMNRDLTRVETVFLPGDPQFLHLSSTLVKEVQGLGGDVSGFVPEPVLRALRA, from the coding sequence ATGCATCGAGCGATCTGTCCCGGCTCCTTCGACCCCATCCACAACGGCCATGTGGAGGTCGTCGCGCGCGCCGCGGCGCTCTTCGACGAGGTGGTGGTCGCGGTGTCCACGAACCCGCACAAGCGCTACCGCTTCGACCACGAGCAGCGGCTGGCCCTGGCGGAGGAGAGCCTCGCAGGGATCGCCGGCGTCGTCGTCGAGCCCATGGGCGGAGGCCTGCTCGCGGACTACGCGGCGGAGCGTGGCGCGGTGGCACTGGTCAAGGGCCTGCGCTCGGGGGAGGACTACGCGTACGAGGTACCGATGGCCACGATGAACCGCGACCTCACCCGGGTCGAGACGGTGTTCCTGCCGGGGGACCCGCAGTTCCTGCACCTGTCCTCCACCCTCGTCAAGGAGGTCCAGGGGCTGGGCGGGGACGTCTCCGGCTTCGTGCCCGAGCCGGTGCTGCGCGCCCTGCGGGCCTGA
- the rnc gene encoding ribonuclease III, with product MTTTANPQDLLERLGVDIDAETLRLALTHRSYAYEHGGQGHNERLEFLGDSVLGLAVTDEIFHRYPDDSEGNLAKIRAAVVSTRTLADLARSLDVGAHIRLGKGEVRTRGHEKASILADTMEALIGAVYVCSGLEAARDFVLRLVVPLLEDGFVMTEGRDWKTEIQELAAARGLGPVRYAVEGTGPDHDRRYEAHLLIGGKDHGTGAGTTKKEAERSAAAQAYAALVARSGA from the coding sequence GTGACCACCACCGCGAACCCTCAGGACCTGCTGGAGCGTCTCGGCGTCGACATCGACGCCGAGACGCTCCGTCTTGCGCTGACCCACCGCTCCTACGCGTACGAGCACGGGGGACAGGGCCACAACGAACGGCTCGAGTTCCTCGGCGACTCCGTGCTGGGCCTGGCGGTCACCGACGAGATCTTCCACCGCTACCCCGACGACTCCGAGGGCAACCTCGCCAAGATCCGCGCGGCCGTGGTGAGCACCCGCACCCTCGCCGACCTCGCGCGCTCCCTCGACGTGGGCGCGCACATCCGCCTGGGCAAGGGCGAGGTGCGGACCAGGGGGCACGAGAAGGCCTCGATCCTGGCCGACACCATGGAGGCGCTGATCGGCGCCGTCTACGTGTGCTCCGGGCTGGAGGCCGCCCGCGACTTCGTGCTGCGCCTGGTCGTGCCGCTGCTCGAGGACGGCTTCGTGATGACCGAGGGCCGCGACTGGAAGACCGAGATCCAGGAGCTCGCCGCGGCCCGCGGGCTGGGTCCCGTCCGCTACGCCGTGGAGGGCACCGGCCCGGACCACGACCGCCGCTACGAGGCGCACCTGCTCATCGGCGGGAAGGACCACGGCACGGGCGCCGGCACCACCAAGAAGGAGGCCGAGCGCTCCGCCGCCGCGCAGGCCTACGCGGCCCTGGTGGCCCGCAGCGGTGCCTGA